A genomic window from Nomascus leucogenys isolate Asia chromosome 10, Asia_NLE_v1, whole genome shotgun sequence includes:
- the ZNF529 gene encoding zinc finger protein 529 isoform X2: MPEVEFPDQFFTILTMDHELVTLRDVVINFSQEEWEYLDSAQRNLYWDVMMENYSNLLSLDLESRNETKHLSIGKDIIKNTGSQCEVMENSKLHGLESSILKNDWQSKSKIEVQGPEVGYFSQMKIISENVPSYKTHESLTLPQRSHDSEKPYEYKEYEKVFSCDLEFDEYQKIYTGGKNYECNQCWKTFGIGNSNMLQLNIHTGVKPCKYMEYGNTCSFYKDLNVYQKIRNEKFYKCKEYRRTFERVGEVTPLQRVHDGEKHFECSFCGKSFRVHAQLTRHQKIHTDEKTYKCMECGKDFRFHSQLTEHQRIHTGEKPYKCMHCEKVFRISSQLIEHQRIHTGEKPYTCKECGKAFGVCRELARHQRIHTGKKPYECKACGKVFRNSSSLTRHQRIHTGEKPYKCKECEKAFGVGSELTRHERIHSGQKPYECKECGKFFRLTSALIQHQRIHSGEKPYECKVCGKAFRHSSALTEHQRIHTGEKPYECKACGKAFRHSSSFTKHQRIHTGDKPYECKECGNSFSVVGHLTCQPKIYTGEKLFD, encoded by the exons GAACTGGTGACACTCAGGGATGTGGTCATCAACTTCTCTCAGGAGGAATGGGAATATCTGGATTCTGCTCAGAGGAACTTATACTGGGATGTGATGATGGAGAACTACAGCAACTTACTCTCACTGG attTGGAGTCCAGGAATGAGACTAAGCATTTATCCATAGGAAAAGATATTATTAAAAACACTGGTTCTCAGTGTGAGGTAATGGAAAATAGCAAGTTACATGGCCTTGAAAGTTCCATTTTGAAAAATGACtggcaaagcaaaagcaagattGAAGTACAAGGACCTGAAGTGGGATATTTCAGTCAAATGAAAATCATCTCTGAAAATGTGCCCAGTTACAAAACTCATGAATCTCTTACTTTACCTCAGAGAAGTCATGACAGTGAGAAGCCCTATGAATACAAGGAATATGAGAAGGTCTTCAGCTGTGACTTAGAGTTTGATGAATATCAGAAAATATATACTGGTGGAAAAAACTATGAATGTAATCAATGTTGGAAAACCTTTGGGATAGGTAACTCCAATATGTTACAACTGAATATTCATACTGGTGTGAAACCTTGTAAATATATGGAATATGGGAATACATGTAGTTTTTACAAAGACCTTAATGTATACCAGAAAATTCGTAATGAGAAGTTCTATAAATGTAAGGAATACAGAAGGACCTTTGAAAGAGTTGGAGAAGTTACTCCACTTCAAAGAGTTCATGATGGTGAGAAACACTTTGAATGCTCATTCTGTGGGAAATCCTTTAGAGTGCATGCACAACTTACTCGACATCAGAAAATCCATACTGATGAGAAAACTTACAAATGTATGGAATGTGGCAAGGACTTCAGATTTCATTCACAGCTTACtgaacatcagagaattcatactggtgagaaaccctacaaatgtatGCACTGTGAGAAGGTTTTTAGAATTAGTTCACAGCTCATtgaacatcagagaattcacactggtgagaaaccttatacatgtaaggaatgtgggaaggctTTTGGAGTATGTAGAGAACTTGCTCgtcatcagagaattcatactggtaagaaaccctatgaatgcaaAGCATGTGGAAAGGTCTTTAGAAATAGTTCATCCCTGACTAGACATCAGAGGATTCATACTGGTGaaaaaccctataaatgtaaagaatgtgagAAAGCATTTGGAGTAGGTAGTGAACTTACTCGACATGAAAGAATTCACAGTGGTCaaaaaccttatgaatgtaaggAGTGTGGAAAGTTCTTTAGACTTACGTCAGCCCTTATTCAACATCAAAGAATTCATAGTGgtgagaaaccttatgaatgtaaggTATGTGGGAAGGCCTTTAGACATAGTTCAGCCCTTACagaacatcagagaattcatactggagaaaaaccctatgaATGCAAGGCATGTGGGAAGGCCTTTAGACATAGTTCGTCCTTTACCAAACATCAGCGCATTCATACTGGTGataaaccctatgaatgtaaggaatgtgggaattCCTTTAGTGTTGTTGGGCATCTTACTTGCCAACCGAAAATTTACACTGGTGAGAAATTATTTGactga
- the ZNF529 gene encoding zinc finger protein 529 isoform X1 yields MANSSFIGDHVHGAPHAVMPEVEFPDQFFTILTMDHELVTLRDVVINFSQEEWEYLDSAQRNLYWDVMMENYSNLLSLDLESRNETKHLSIGKDIIKNTGSQCEVMENSKLHGLESSILKNDWQSKSKIEVQGPEVGYFSQMKIISENVPSYKTHESLTLPQRSHDSEKPYEYKEYEKVFSCDLEFDEYQKIYTGGKNYECNQCWKTFGIGNSNMLQLNIHTGVKPCKYMEYGNTCSFYKDLNVYQKIRNEKFYKCKEYRRTFERVGEVTPLQRVHDGEKHFECSFCGKSFRVHAQLTRHQKIHTDEKTYKCMECGKDFRFHSQLTEHQRIHTGEKPYKCMHCEKVFRISSQLIEHQRIHTGEKPYTCKECGKAFGVCRELARHQRIHTGKKPYECKACGKVFRNSSSLTRHQRIHTGEKPYKCKECEKAFGVGSELTRHERIHSGQKPYECKECGKFFRLTSALIQHQRIHSGEKPYECKVCGKAFRHSSALTEHQRIHTGEKPYECKACGKAFRHSSSFTKHQRIHTGDKPYECKECGNSFSVVGHLTCQPKIYTGEKLFD; encoded by the exons GAACTGGTGACACTCAGGGATGTGGTCATCAACTTCTCTCAGGAGGAATGGGAATATCTGGATTCTGCTCAGAGGAACTTATACTGGGATGTGATGATGGAGAACTACAGCAACTTACTCTCACTGG attTGGAGTCCAGGAATGAGACTAAGCATTTATCCATAGGAAAAGATATTATTAAAAACACTGGTTCTCAGTGTGAGGTAATGGAAAATAGCAAGTTACATGGCCTTGAAAGTTCCATTTTGAAAAATGACtggcaaagcaaaagcaagattGAAGTACAAGGACCTGAAGTGGGATATTTCAGTCAAATGAAAATCATCTCTGAAAATGTGCCCAGTTACAAAACTCATGAATCTCTTACTTTACCTCAGAGAAGTCATGACAGTGAGAAGCCCTATGAATACAAGGAATATGAGAAGGTCTTCAGCTGTGACTTAGAGTTTGATGAATATCAGAAAATATATACTGGTGGAAAAAACTATGAATGTAATCAATGTTGGAAAACCTTTGGGATAGGTAACTCCAATATGTTACAACTGAATATTCATACTGGTGTGAAACCTTGTAAATATATGGAATATGGGAATACATGTAGTTTTTACAAAGACCTTAATGTATACCAGAAAATTCGTAATGAGAAGTTCTATAAATGTAAGGAATACAGAAGGACCTTTGAAAGAGTTGGAGAAGTTACTCCACTTCAAAGAGTTCATGATGGTGAGAAACACTTTGAATGCTCATTCTGTGGGAAATCCTTTAGAGTGCATGCACAACTTACTCGACATCAGAAAATCCATACTGATGAGAAAACTTACAAATGTATGGAATGTGGCAAGGACTTCAGATTTCATTCACAGCTTACtgaacatcagagaattcatactggtgagaaaccctacaaatgtatGCACTGTGAGAAGGTTTTTAGAATTAGTTCACAGCTCATtgaacatcagagaattcacactggtgagaaaccttatacatgtaaggaatgtgggaaggctTTTGGAGTATGTAGAGAACTTGCTCgtcatcagagaattcatactggtaagaaaccctatgaatgcaaAGCATGTGGAAAGGTCTTTAGAAATAGTTCATCCCTGACTAGACATCAGAGGATTCATACTGGTGaaaaaccctataaatgtaaagaatgtgagAAAGCATTTGGAGTAGGTAGTGAACTTACTCGACATGAAAGAATTCACAGTGGTCaaaaaccttatgaatgtaaggAGTGTGGAAAGTTCTTTAGACTTACGTCAGCCCTTATTCAACATCAAAGAATTCATAGTGgtgagaaaccttatgaatgtaaggTATGTGGGAAGGCCTTTAGACATAGTTCAGCCCTTACagaacatcagagaattcatactggagaaaaaccctatgaATGCAAGGCATGTGGGAAGGCCTTTAGACATAGTTCGTCCTTTACCAAACATCAGCGCATTCATACTGGTGataaaccctatgaatgtaaggaatgtgggaattCCTTTAGTGTTGTTGGGCATCTTACTTGCCAACCGAAAATTTACACTGGTGAGAAATTATTTGactga